In a single window of the Coffea eugenioides isolate CCC68of chromosome 3, Ceug_1.0, whole genome shotgun sequence genome:
- the LOC113766215 gene encoding uncharacterized protein LOC113766215, whose amino-acid sequence MGKKGEKQFRWSRPMERLMIEILADEVKLGNRPNNSFKSSSFTRVVDAMKDKFGVTCSVDHVENHLRTVRSSWSTIVKIREKSGFGWDDTLKMITASPSVYHAYIQKNPGHDKYIHNKIELYDEMAVVVGKDLATRSFAKSFVDVNLETPFVPKTSVETSEETSVEQKDVTSARSSEVRATSSGTKQHRKRNRSNKDIEKMFQQLGEVAAALNKISANNLDINQLHEEIMKIEGYSEEFPDLVFEHLVQNEKIGKAFMAKSQRLRLISLERFKKDWGVE is encoded by the exons ATGGGCAAGAAGGGAGAGAAACAGTTTAGGTGGTCAAGACCTATGGAGCGTTTGATGATTGAGATTCTTGCCGATGAGGTGAAACTTGGGAATAGGCCTAACAATAGCTTTAAATCAAGTTCATTTACACGTGTGGTAGATGCCATGAAAGATAAGTTTGGGGTTACGTGCTCGGTAGACCATGTGGAAAATCATCTAAGAACAGTGCGATCATCTTGGTCCACCATAGTAAAAATTCGTGAAAAAAGTGGATTTGGCTGGGATGATACTTTGAAGATGATAACGGCCAGTCCTAGTGTGTATCATGCCTATATCCAG AAAAATCCAGGTCATGACAAGTATATTCATAATAAAATCGAGTTGTATGATGAAATGGCTGTTGTGGTTGGGAAAGATCTGGCCACCAGGTCTTTTGCAAAATCATTTGTTGATGTGAATTTGGAAACTCCATTTGTTCCTAAGACAAGTGTGGAGACAAGTGAAGAGACAAGTGTAGAACAAAAGGATGTGACTAGTGCAAGATCCTCAGAAGTGAGAGCAACATCATCGGGAACCAAACAACATCGTAAAAGAAATCGCAGCAATAAAGACATTGAAAAGATGTTTCAACAACTTGGAGAAGTGGCAGCTGCTTTGAACAAAATTAGTGCAAACAACCTTGATATCAACCAACTACATGAAGAGATTATGAAGATAGAAGGCTATAGCGAAGAATTTCCAGACTTGGTATTCGAGCATTTGGTGCAAAATGAGAAGATAGGAAAAGCATTTATGGCGAAGAGTCAAAGACTACGTTTGATTTCTCTCGAGAGGTTCAAGAAAGATTGGGGCGTCGAATAA